The nucleotide window GTATCACTGCACCTCACCATCAGCATACACTCACCGGGCCAAACAGAGCCCCACGAAGGAACAGTCATTCCAGAAACAGGCAGTACCAGAGGGTTTTTCAGAACAGCCCCTAATATCCAAGCTTTTCCAAACCTCAACATACTCACCAGGCACTAGTGCAGCAGCATCCTTGTCAGCGTTAGGCTCATCAATCTGAAAAAGACTCTCAGTTACTACAGCTCTGTCCACCAGGCATGGTCACACCAGCACACAAGCAGAGCTCAGAGGCACAGCTCCGGCAGATCAGTGCACACTCCTCCCCACTCCTAGCAGGCAGCCATGGCTTTGCAACAATGTGCCTCTCTTCCAAGAAACAGAGGCAgctcttcagcttttctctccctccttgTCAACTAAAGTAGCTTCACTGACCATATTCTGAACTGGATCAATCGAGCGTATCCACTATCAGGTCTGAAATATTTATCAAGGCCACCAGTGAGAAAACACCGCCCTCTTCATCCACATCATCACAGCTCCTTGCTGCCTTTCTTCAAAAACCACTGGCAGGCCCTTGTGACTAGCAGCAGGGTCTTGGTCTGTCTGGGAAAAAGGCTCATGGCACACGCAGCTGTGCTAGTAAAACTTATTCCCTGCATGCTGCAGCCCTCAACACCCATTCCTACCCAATTCACCTGCACTGCTGCACCTGTGAGAACACAAAAGTGTCAGCACCACAATGCTCAACTATGCTCCTCCCTACTTAGGATAATGCAAAAACAGCATATCACCAAAAGCAGAGTAGCAGGCATGATGACAAACTGCAGCAACAAAACCAGAGACAAGTGTAGAAAGGGAAGTCGCCAGcctctgctttgttttccccaaGGACTGAGGAAAGTCTGTGAAAGGAAGAGTCTCTAAACATACAGCATCTGGGTCAGTCAAAATTGTCATCCAGGCTGTTAATTAGTTCAAAAGCCATAATTAAACAGACTCAAGATGATAAACTCTTCACATTGCAAAAACCAGAACTTGTGGATTCTGCTTATTAACTGTTTAACACCACTTTAACAATGCAGCAAGAGAAATCTTTGGTTTCCTTTGCAGCCAAAGCACAGAGCTGAATGAGGAACTTCTCTCCATAAGTCATCCTTCCATCGTGTGCATTCACTGATTCACTACAGTAGCAAGCAATGCCAGCACCACCCCAAAAGCTCGAAAGCTTAGCTTAGTATCCTTTACAAAcatttctcttctctgtggCTACCACTGCACTCTGAGGatccctctgctgcctgcaatGGCCATTCATCTCAGGTACTTACGGACTCGTATGTGGGTGGGTTTGCCGGAATTGGTGGTGGGTGGATGTTACTGAAAGGCTGGTAGGTCCCCACTGGCAGGCCACTGAAGTTCTCCTGTACAGAGAGATCAGTCATGCAGCACACCACTCATCTGAGACACCACACGCCTACAGCTGCCATGGGAGTCACAGGAAGTAGAGTCTTAGATAAATGCAAGCACGTATTCAAGTGGGTAAGAGTTTATGCTTACAAGGAAGAGATTCTCAAGTATTAAGACAGATGTAgtcacctggagcaggcagaCCCAGCTAACTGGACTGTGGGTTATTCTAAAGAACCAGCACAGATAAACATTTCATCTTTCAAGGCACAAGAAGCACCAGGCCAATAAAGGAAATACTCTGCCATTTCTGGCCCTGTGTGCAGTACTGCAGAATAGGAAAGAGGTTTCTGGCTCACACAAGGCTTTGAGTTGCCCTCATTTGTCACACAACAGCACCTCAAGGACCCAGACCTGGCACAAGCCCTCAGCATGTTTATGCCTGGGCCAACAGCCAAGTGATGATACTTGGCCCAGATTTTCCACAAAAAGTACTTCAGCACTACTGGGACCATATTAAGACTCAAAGCCATCCCACTATTCTGCTCTCCAGTCTACACAGATATCCTGTAAATTACTTAATTCAGAGAACGGAGGAGTTCTTTTCAGCTCCCACCTTCCACCCTTACAACAAATCCTCTGCAAGAGCCATTGGCTCAGTCTTCTCCCCTTGCAGGTCTGCAGGCAGGGctcttctgcatttttctgtgCTATTCCCACCCCACAACACTCACCTGATTTCCTTGACTGAATCCTGGCACACTACCAGCCTACCAACTTCAAAGTGCAGCTCCAACTCCTGGACAAAAGCCTGGCAGTCAGAAGACTACCTAAGGAGTTAAGTCTGGACTCCTCTGTTCCCTGAAGGCAAAGAGGGCTGGCTGCAGAACAGGGTTAGGAACCTCCACAGTCAAGATGCAAGATTAGGCTTCAGCTGTACTGCCAGCAGCCTCCGTCCCCTGCAGTCTCACACTGAGAAGATGGCACACTGAGCTAACAGGTACAGTCAGCAGGCACAGGGCTAAGCGCTACAATAGGAGTCTTTCACAGAAAAGGAAACACACAAAGCCCAGGAACTTACCGGTCCCTTAGGAGGTGGATAAGAGAagggtggatttgttgttggcATGGGCATAGGCATCATCACGGGCATGGGTACTAACCCATCATGACCTATCATTGGGGCTGTAAATCCACCACCTCCGCCCCCTCCATGGCCACCCTTCTTCACATCATCCGTGAAGCCCACATCAATTAGATCTGCCTCTCCACCTGGCGGGGCTTCAGCCTGGAAAGGGTGGAAGAATTCTGCTCACCAACACATCTCTTATGATCACTGCCCTCTATACACATTAGATGAAGCATTTGTCAATGGACAAGATGGGAATACACAACAGAACAGAGCTATACAGTGGTATTAATGGAAAACAGAATGTGAACCAGGTTGTAGCATGTGTAACTACTGCCACATAACACAGGAGTGCCTGAAGGAAGAAGGATCATGCTATGCTAGGGCTGTCTAGAAGACACCAAAGCACAAGGACTACCCAGTTCACTGCAATGCCGCATCCTGAGGCGAACTCACCATCACCACTGAGTCAGGCTCATAGGGCACATTGTAGTTCTTTGCAATCTCAATGAGGTATCTCTCCACCAGGATCTTGGGTGGTGCTTCCACACTCAACTTGTGCATCAGCTGGAACACGAGGGTGGAGAGACTTAGCAGAGCCAGGGCAATGCAGCATCCAACAGCTCTGTACCAGTgccatcccagccagggaggTGCAGCAGGCAGCCGTGGGGAGGCCCCTGAACCCAGTACAACATGCTGCAGGCAGCCATAAGCCAGGGCTCTATTTGCTCTACCCTTCCCCATCCACAACCAGTAGAGCAAGGCCTTCCTGCCTGAGGCCTCAGCACCATGCTCCAATGCAGGTGGGCCCTGgctgcacagcacctgctgtGCTCCAGAGTGATGGCAAGCATCAGCCACCAGCCACGGGCCCAAGGGGCAGCAAGCCTTGGCAGGagtggctgctctgccagctctgcctgttcTACCAGTTCCTTACCCTGTCATTGACTGTCCCAATCTGGTTTGTCCGGCACAGCTTCCCATACTCCTTGCTGTACTTAGCACACAACTGATCAGCAACCTGCAGCAGGAGAGAAACTCTAGAACGTGCACACTCCTGCTTTCCCCCACCTCAAACCTCACATCCACTCAGCTCCCTCCCTCATTTTTCCCACTGAGCACTCCagttcagcagctgcagccaccccagaTGCTTCAAGGACATCTGATTTCCATCTGCAGAGCCCATAAAATCCTCTGGTATAAAGTCCCAGACAAGGGCTTCCATCAGCATCAGGCAGCATCATCCCCACCCTGAATGTGCAGCATCCCTCAAGCAACCCTACTCACAATCTTCAACTCGGCCACTTCTGACTGGAGGCGTGGTGCAGCCCAAATCAGTGTCGATACTGCCTCTGCCAGGCCAGAATCCAGCTCCCTATGaccaaagaaaacaattctCTCTCCACCCCATGCACCCAGCCTTTGCTGCCCTCAATCTCCTTAGCCTTTAAGTTCCCATCCCATGCACTGGGCTCCACAGTCTCCCGTACATGGGGAAGAAAAGGTCTCTGGAGAGACAAACATGGATGCCCTTCTGTACCCCAGACCTGCCCCCAACAGTGCCCCTTCCTGAGTCCATAACCCTCCCAGCCAGAGCTTACTTCATGGACTGGATCAAGCCAAAGCGGGCGAGCAGCAGATCACAGTACAGCTCCAGGATCTCCATGGCCTCCACAAGGTAATCTTCACGGATGATGTGCTCCACACGAATCCTGGCACGCTCATCTTTTCCAGCTGCCAGGTAATCTGCAATCTCCTTCCTTGCCTTCTGGGCcaactcagctgcagcacacatCCCGAGTCCGGTCACTGTGCTGGCCTAGGCTGCTGCCTCCAGACTGCCCACAAGTCCCCATTACACATAAAACCACCACCAGCTTCTCCCCCCTATCTAACATCTGCATCCCGAGACACTCGGGCATGGCTTGGCAGAGCCCTCAtgtccagctcccagcacactTAACTCATGGGAGTAGGGAAAGTGGACTTCAGGCTGCTGGAAACACTCCTGTACCTACAACCTCCCTACAGAGTTAACCAGGAACACAGGCCTGACctgtgtcagggcagggcagggcaggtgggGAGGATctcccacagcacccagggagTTCTCCACTGTGCTCTTAGCACACATAGCCCACAAATATTAGCTGTTAGCTACCACCCCACAAACTGCACTCCAACAGctgccaggaaggtggacagaggcCACACTGTGGCCAGCCTGCTcttccagctccttgtgcaccaGGGCAGATTGTTAAGGCCTGGGTCCAGCAAGGAAGAGCAAAAAGCTACTCCATACTTGGCCCATGAAAGTACCCCCAACTCCAGAAATACCTTCCCAAGTCTCCTGAGCCCCAAAAGCATCCTGGGTCCCTTAATACTCCCCCTAATACTCACTCTTAATACTTAATACACCTGCCCCCTTAATactcactcttttttttctccagtagCTTGAGGCGATTGATGACAAGGCGCAGGTTGACTCGCAAGCGCTCTGCCTTGAACCCAGAGCCCAACATGATAAACACTTTCTGTGGAGAAGAGGGATGGCCACTGGAACCAACAACTGCCAGTCAGGGTCTGTCACCAGACACTGTTTTACTGCGGGGGAGGCCAAGAAATGCCCCAAACAAACAAGCCCTAGTCTGCCAATCCTGAATCTAGTTATTTATAAGTGACTGAACCTCGAGTGCTTATTATTGCCTTTCCCACTTCATAACCCTGCACCTCACCAAGACCAATAGGATTGGCCTTAGAACTTCAAGGAAACTTACTGGACATTGTTTTAAAAACGGAAAAGTCAACTGAAGAGCCAAGCCCACCTCTGTCCTATCGAAATACAAGTTATAAACCAGCTATATAATTAACTAGAGGACTATTAGAAACTAAGGTTGTAACAATGTCGTCATCAGAAGGAAAAAGCTGCCGTttcacattccccacactcttCCTGCCTACTGAACACACGCTTAGTCTCCCAGGAACCAGTTCAACTTATTAACCCTACAAAAAGCAAATCctaatattatttaattataGCATTCTGTTTGCCAAAAACCGTTCATCAAGGAAAAGCTTCCTTAAAAGACAGCACATAGAATCACCTCTGTTTGCATCTcacctccccatccctctgtgccGGCGGCTCCACCGCCCAGAGCGGAGAGTCATGACCTGATCCGGCTGCCGGGACGGCCGCCAGCCACACCAGCCGCTCGGGGAGACTCGCCGCGTCTGGCCTAATGCCCAGGGACAGTTCGGACAGTGCGCAGGAGGCCCTGCATGAGCTCCACAGGCGCAGCTGCACCTGAGGGCTGAGGGGAGAaatccctctccctccccagctaGGTAGCAGCGAGAGAACATCCCACACCACGACCGGAGCAGGTCCCGGGGCAAGTCCCAGGGCTGCGGGAGACCCTGAGGCAAGGCTCCCCGTCAGTTTCTCGGACACCGAGTGCTCCCCGCGGCCCCGCTCACGCGTCCCACGGTCCGACTCACCACCCGCCGCTCCGCAGCTCTGCCACCCAAAATGGCGCGCGGCTTCCGCAATCCTTCATCGCGTGCGGAGTGATCCTCATAGCCGGCACTCTCCGTACCCAGTCTCCGGCACAGCCCGGGGCACAGTCGAGCTGGCGCGGCGGGCGCTGTCCCGACCCGCTTCCGCAAATGCGGCCTTGGCGTAGCAACGGCCGGGGAGAGAGGGGCACAGTCTGGGAGAGCGGCGCAGAGGGACTACATGGTCCGGCGGAGGGATCCTGAGCGCGTCTAACCGGTGCCACGCCTGATAGGCGCCCGCCGGTGCCCGCCCCCGGCGTGGCGGTTCCGGCAGCGCGGCGTTCCGCCGGCTGCTGCGACCTGGCCACGGGGTCCTCGGTTCTCTGAGGGTCGCACGGCGCTGGCGCCACCGCGAAGGAGAGTCGGACCGAAGTCCAGCCCGGGCCTGGGACCGGAGCCGCAGCTCCCGGGTAAGTGGGCCTAGCGGACGTTCCGAGCGGGCCCGCTGCTCCCGGGCGGCGCTCAGTAGCCCGTGAGGGGAggcggccccgagcccccgggGCGGGGCGGTTCTCCTCAGCAGGTGCGCGAGCTCGTAACGCGGTGGTCTGAGTTAATACTACACCCTGCGTTTTGGCCTTGCAGGGTACGCGAGATTCTGGCGAACCGGGGTGGCACGAGGGCTCCCGGTAATCTGCCGGCGGAGACGGCCGGGGCAGGCGGGCCCCGTCGCAGGCACGGATGAGCTCCCTCGGGTGGTCGGGAGTCACGCGCTGGGCTGAATCCATGGCATACAGGTGAGACGCTTCAGGTAACGAAAAGCCGGCCCCTGAGCTCTGCGGGTGAGCTGTGCCCTCCCGGTGCCTGCCGTGGCCCCCGTGCCCGCGCTCGCGCAGCCTGGCGTTGCCCTCCGCCATCTTGCCCGTCTGTCTGTCCGCTGCCCTTTGTCTGTCTGCGGCTCCCGGTGCCTGCGGCGGGACCGGGTAAGCCGGGCCGGGCTGAGGTTGCCGCCCGCGAGGAGTGAAACGGGCCCCGCGGCGGGACCTTCGCTGCCAGAGCCGGTCGGTCTGTCAGGGATGCCCGGTCGGGACGTCGGAGGCCTGGGCAGGGTTCCCGCGTCCGTCCTGATGCTAGAGGAGCCGCATCCCTTTGTCTGTATGTCTGGCCGCTTGCGGGCCTGGTCCTTCCTGCCGTCTCCCGTGCGCTGGGACTGCCGGATGGATTCCGCTGTCTGGGGAGGTGTCCGAGATCTTCGTGTCCGTCTATCTGAGAAGGCTGATGCgatccctgtgtctgtctggCAGTGCGAGGCTGACAGGATCcttttgtctgtctgtctgatGTCCATGTTTCTCTGTCAGCAAGAGGCTGATGAAATCCGTGTGTTTGTCCCTCTGAGGAGGCTGACGGGATCTCTGTGTCCATGTGTCTTGTGGGAAATGGGTTCAGCTCCTCcttttgtctgtctgtctgagaGGACTGTTGGAAATGCCACCTTCCTCTGTCAGTTCAACGACAAGGATGAATAC belongs to Agelaius phoeniceus isolate bAgePho1 chromosome 12, bAgePho1.hap1, whole genome shotgun sequence and includes:
- the IST1 gene encoding IST1 homolog, which produces MLGSGFKAERLRVNLRLVINRLKLLEKKKTELAQKARKEIADYLAAGKDERARIRVEHIIREDYLVEAMEILELYCDLLLARFGLIQSMKELDSGLAEAVSTLIWAAPRLQSEVAELKIVADQLCAKYSKEYGKLCRTNQIGTVNDRLMHKLSVEAPPKILVERYLIEIAKNYNVPYEPDSVVMAEAPPGGEADLIDVGFTDDVKKGGHGGGGGGGFTAPMIGHDGLVPMPVMMPMPMPTTNPPFSYPPPKGPENFSGLPVGTYQPFSNIHPPPIPANPPTYESIDEPNADKDAAALVPGPEPKPEASPKPRAGAPNTFDNFVLPELPSVPDTLPTASAGANSSASEDIDFDDLSRRFEELKKKT